CACAAAGTCTGAGTCCGTGAAGGGCCCCTTCACAGACGTGCGCCGAGGGTAACGGCGGGTGCGAGGCCGGTGCGGAACGGCGGGCCACAGGAGACTCCACGGGTGGCGGTGCAGCCCTGCCGGGCGCAAGGCCGTGGGCGGGCCGACGCCGACGGCGCACCGAACCGGGGAAGCCCGGCCGGGATGGACCTGTGCGGAGCGGGCCGGGTGGCGGGCAGGCCCCCTGCGCCGACCCGCCACCCGGTGGTCCCCTCGTCCCCCGACGAACGAGGGGACCGTGGCTCCCGTGAACGGAACCCGGCACCGCGGCGGCCGTGACGCAGCTCCTGTCGAAACTCGCCCATTCGGGTGACCCCGCCCTGCATGTGGGGGTGTATTGGGTTGCCGAGAGCCGCGAGGCGGTGTGACCACAGCGCTCGCACGGACGTGCCTGCACCAGCCGCGGGGCACGCTGTGCCGCGGGCGTGACGGGGTCCCACGCCATGCGACCGGAACGACCCCGCCTCCGCCGCGCACCAGCCACGCGGGTGTGCCGGCCCGCCGCCCGACCTGTCCGAAATGGACAGAGATCCACGCGGGGATCTGCCGCCAGTGGAAGCCGTTCGGGCGGCAGCCGCGCCTGGCCACACGGTCCGCCCGGGCGGTAGTGTTGATCACCTATCGTGGCCGGCCGGGTGGGGGAGCGCCGGGCGGAGCGCGTCCGTATCTGCTCCCGGTCCGGAGTGAGGCCGTTGCGCACTTCACCGTCCGATCAGGGCACGGTGCCGGACGACGTGCTGCGCGTCTCGCTCGTGGAACGGCTCTTCGCCCGGGCCGATGACGAACGGCCCGCCTACACCCACCAGGACCACCTCGCCGCCATCGAGGACACGGTGAGCTGGGCCGAGCTGGTTCACCGTGCCGGTGTGGTGGCCGCGCACCTGCGCGCGGCCGCGCGTCCCGGGGACCGGATCGCGATCGTCGCCGCGCAGGAGATCGCCTATCCGGTCGCGTTCTTCGGGGTGCTGGCCGCCGGGATGACCGCGGTGCCGCTGATGGACCCGGCCGGGAGCGGGCTCGGCCGGCGGCTCGCCGTGATCCTGGACGACTGCGCCGCCACGCTCGTGCTGACCTCGCGCCGCGCGGTGGACCGGGTGCGCGGGTTCGTGCCCGCGGACCGGCTCGTGATCGTCGACGAGCTCACCGGGGCCCCGGCGGAACCGGTGCGGCCCGGGCCGGAGGATCCGGCGTATCTGCAGTACACCTCCGGGTCCACCCGCGACCCGGCCGGGGTGGTGATCCCGCATCGGGCGGTGGCCGCGGCCTGCTGGCAGGCGAGTCTCGCCTACGAGGTCGGCCCGGAAACCACCTGCGCCGGCTGGATCCCGTTCTTCCACGACATGGGGCTGATCCAGCTGCTGTGCCTGCCCGCGTTCGCCGGCTGCCGGTCGGTGTTCATGGCCCCGCTGGAATTCGTGCACCGCCCGCAGCGCTGGCTGCGGCAGCTGGCCGGATATCCGGAAGTGTTCACCGCGGCGCCGAATTTCGCGTTCGACCTTGCCGCCGCGGAGCCCCTGCCGGAAGGTCTGGACCTCTCCGGTGTGCGCGTCGCGCTGAACGGGAGCGAGCCGGTGCGCCCGTCGACCGTCGCCCGGTTCCAGGAGGTGTTCGGCCCGCTCGGGTTCCGCCGCGAGGCGCACCGGCCTTCCTACGGGCTGGCCGAGGCCACCGTCTACGTCACCAGCGCCGGGCCGGAGGGGCCGGTGAGCGCCACCTTCGATCGTGCGAAGCTCGCCGCGGGGAAGGCCGTGGAAACCGAAGGTGGGCAAGAAATCGTGTCCGTCGGACGGCCGATCGGGCAGCGGGTGCGCACGGTGGCCGAGGGCCGGGTGCTCCCGGACGGCGTGGTCGGCGAGGTCTGGGTGCACGGCCCGCACGTGGGCACCGGGTACTGGGCCCGCGCGGACGACACGTTCGACGCCTGGCTCGAAGGGCACGGCGGCTGGTTGCGCACTGGTGATCTCGGCGTGTGGCACCGGGGTGAGCTGTACCTGACCGGGCGGCTGAAGGACCTGATCGTGGTGGACGGCCGGAACTACCACCCGCAGGATCTGGAGGCGACCGCCGAACAGGCCCATCCGGCGCTGCGGAGGGGCCGCGTTGCCGCGTTCGCGGTCACCGGCGAAGCGGGCGAGGGCGCGGTGGTGGCGGCCGAATGGACCGGCGAGGCGGACCCGGTCGCGGTACGCCGGGCGATATTGCGCGCGGTGTCCGCCGAATACGGCCTGACGCTGCGTGCGGTCCGGCTGGTCGAGCGGGGTGGTCTCCCGCGCACTTCGAGCGGCAAAGTCGCGCGGGCCGCCGCGCGGGCGCGGTACGGTGGCGGCCGTGGTTGATCTTTGTGCCGACGTCGTGAAGATCGTGTGCGGCACGTTCCTGCTCGACCCCGCGGACGTGCACGAGGACAGCCTGCTGGAGGAGCTGGGCGTGGACTCCAAGGGCCGGGTCCGGCTGCTGGCCGCGCTCGAGGTCCACCACGAGGTGACCATCGGCCTGGAGCGGCTCGACCGGTTCACCGACATCGCCGCCGTGGCGGGGGTACTCGCGGACGCCTTGAACGAACGGACCGGCGCCGGCCGGGCCAGCT
This Amycolatopsis sulphurea DNA region includes the following protein-coding sequences:
- a CDS encoding fatty acyl-AMP ligase, encoding MRTSPSDQGTVPDDVLRVSLVERLFARADDERPAYTHQDHLAAIEDTVSWAELVHRAGVVAAHLRAAARPGDRIAIVAAQEIAYPVAFFGVLAAGMTAVPLMDPAGSGLGRRLAVILDDCAATLVLTSRRAVDRVRGFVPADRLVIVDELTGAPAEPVRPGPEDPAYLQYTSGSTRDPAGVVIPHRAVAAACWQASLAYEVGPETTCAGWIPFFHDMGLIQLLCLPAFAGCRSVFMAPLEFVHRPQRWLRQLAGYPEVFTAAPNFAFDLAAAEPLPEGLDLSGVRVALNGSEPVRPSTVARFQEVFGPLGFRREAHRPSYGLAEATVYVTSAGPEGPVSATFDRAKLAAGKAVETEGGQEIVSVGRPIGQRVRTVAEGRVLPDGVVGEVWVHGPHVGTGYWARADDTFDAWLEGHGGWLRTGDLGVWHRGELYLTGRLKDLIVVDGRNYHPQDLEATAEQAHPALRRGRVAAFAVTGEAGEGAVVAAEWTGEADPVAVRRAILRAVSAEYGLTLRAVRLVERGGLPRTSSGKVARAAARARYGGGRG
- a CDS encoding acyl carrier protein, which encodes MVDLCADVVKIVCGTFLLDPADVHEDSLLEELGVDSKGRVRLLAALEVHHEVTIGLERLDRFTDIAAVAGVLADALNERTGAGRAS